A region of Streptomyces halobius DNA encodes the following proteins:
- a CDS encoding lysylphosphatidylglycerol synthase transmembrane domain-containing protein: MIRDQEETAEQQGAAPPREAGAPDALDVDTAAAAHEPAAPTERPAQQRAARQGKHQRGPDTASATEKASTIEKAERPGASERPEGPGKPTPRERQKEKRGKQGEHEARDRRAEHPKGADRPSGAGRGTPRTGSHRSDLTPDEYGEFHVDRVSGDEPLLPARVHRPADLLRLLLGIVGIALVLLLATFAHGTTQGLEDDIGTGAKAAPQLLINLAGLTSSVLVLLVPVAFAVERLIKRDGLRIADGVLAAVLAHGVSLATDLWVAEAAAPSIRDALTRPLESGGLTPPVHSYLAPVIAYMTAVGMSRRPRWRVAMWFVVLLDVVAVLVGRYTTPFAIATTLLIGWTVAYGTLYAVGSPNVRPTGQNLLAGLRRVGFRPVSAMRAEDVINPDHPEHADRGRRYIVTLEDGPPIDVTVVDREQQAQGFFYRVWRRLSLRGIHQRRSLQSLRQALEQEALLAYAAIAAGASAPKLIATSELGPDAVMLVYEHIGGRTLDSLADEEVTDALMHSAWRQVKALQSRRIAHRRLVGDALLVDRSGNIVLTDLRGGEIAAGDVVLRMDIAQLLTTFGLRVGAERAVAAAVEVLGPDAVADGLPLLQPIALSRTTRATLRQRARERAKREREAVLAASEATKEAREARATEGSKDRKTLRAERHAAKAAQKRALEEASEEAREEDLLAQIRRQVLLVRPTAVIEPAKLERLSPRILLSWIAGAIAVYLLLSQLTNFDLGDVINKAQWVWVLVAMFFSALTYIAATMSLLGFVTEKVSFVRTVIAQIAGNFVKLVAPAAIGGVALNARFLQRAGVRPGLAVASVGASQLFGLGSHILLLLVFGYLTGTQHTPTISPSRTVIAGLLTAAVLVLIVTAVPSLRKFVVTRVRSLFAGVVPRMLDILQRPRKLIMGIGGMLLLTAANVMCLDASIRAFGGGGQVSYASIAVAFLAGNALGSAAPTPGGLGAVEAALVGALTFSGLASGTALPAVLLFRLMVFWLPVLPGWLAFTYLTRKGEI; the protein is encoded by the coding sequence GTGATACGAGATCAAGAAGAGACGGCCGAGCAGCAGGGTGCGGCGCCTCCACGGGAGGCGGGCGCCCCTGACGCGCTGGACGTCGACACCGCCGCAGCCGCCCACGAACCGGCCGCACCGACCGAGCGGCCGGCCCAGCAGCGGGCGGCGCGACAGGGGAAGCACCAACGGGGGCCGGACACGGCTTCCGCTACCGAAAAGGCGAGCACGATCGAGAAGGCCGAAAGACCAGGGGCGTCAGAGAGGCCGGAAGGGCCCGGGAAGCCCACGCCACGCGAGCGGCAGAAGGAGAAGCGAGGAAAGCAGGGCGAGCACGAGGCGCGGGACCGGCGCGCGGAGCACCCGAAGGGCGCGGACCGGCCGTCCGGCGCGGGCCGCGGCACGCCCCGTACCGGCTCGCACCGCTCCGATCTGACCCCGGACGAGTACGGCGAGTTCCACGTCGACCGGGTGTCCGGGGACGAGCCGCTGCTGCCCGCGCGTGTGCACCGCCCCGCCGACCTGCTGCGGCTGCTGCTGGGCATCGTCGGGATCGCGCTGGTCCTCCTGCTGGCCACGTTCGCCCATGGCACGACCCAGGGCCTGGAGGACGACATCGGCACCGGCGCCAAGGCGGCGCCGCAGCTGCTGATCAACCTGGCGGGCCTGACCTCCAGCGTCCTGGTGCTGCTGGTGCCGGTGGCGTTCGCCGTGGAGCGGCTGATCAAGCGGGACGGGCTGCGGATCGCGGACGGCGTGCTCGCCGCCGTGCTCGCGCACGGCGTGTCGCTGGCGACCGACCTGTGGGTGGCCGAGGCCGCCGCGCCGTCCATCCGCGACGCGCTGACCCGGCCGTTGGAGAGCGGCGGCCTGACGCCGCCGGTGCACAGTTACCTCGCGCCCGTCATCGCCTATATGACGGCGGTGGGGATGTCACGGCGGCCGCGCTGGCGGGTCGCGATGTGGTTCGTGGTGCTGCTGGACGTCGTCGCGGTGCTGGTCGGCCGGTACACCACCCCGTTCGCGATCGCCACGACCCTGCTGATCGGCTGGACCGTCGCCTACGGGACCCTCTACGCCGTCGGCTCCCCCAACGTCCGCCCCACCGGGCAGAACCTCCTCGCGGGGCTGCGCCGGGTCGGCTTCCGGCCGGTCAGCGCGATGCGCGCGGAGGACGTGATCAACCCTGACCACCCCGAGCACGCCGACCGCGGCCGCCGCTACATCGTCACCCTGGAGGACGGCCCGCCCATCGACGTCACCGTCGTGGACCGCGAGCAGCAGGCCCAGGGCTTCTTCTACCGCGTCTGGCGGCGACTGTCGCTGCGCGGTATCCACCAGCGCCGCAGTCTGCAGTCGCTGCGCCAGGCGCTGGAGCAGGAGGCGCTGCTGGCGTACGCGGCGATCGCGGCGGGTGCCAGCGCCCCCAAGCTGATCGCCACCTCCGAGCTCGGCCCGGACGCGGTGATGCTGGTCTACGAGCACATCGGGGGCCGCACCCTGGACTCGCTGGCCGACGAGGAGGTCACCGACGCGCTGATGCACAGCGCCTGGCGGCAGGTCAAGGCATTGCAGTCGCGGCGGATCGCGCACCGGCGGCTGGTCGGTGACGCCCTATTGGTGGATCGTTCCGGCAATATCGTCCTGACCGATCTGCGCGGCGGTGAGATCGCGGCCGGTGACGTGGTGCTGCGGATGGACATCGCCCAGTTGCTGACCACCTTCGGGCTGCGGGTCGGCGCCGAACGCGCCGTCGCCGCGGCGGTGGAGGTGCTCGGCCCGGACGCGGTCGCCGACGGCCTCCCGCTGCTCCAGCCGATCGCGCTCAGCCGCACCACCCGGGCGACGCTGCGCCAGAGGGCCCGCGAGCGCGCGAAGCGGGAGCGGGAGGCGGTGCTGGCGGCCTCGGAGGCCACGAAGGAGGCCCGGGAGGCGCGGGCGACGGAGGGCTCCAAGGACCGCAAGACGCTGCGGGCCGAGCGGCACGCGGCGAAGGCCGCTCAGAAGCGGGCCCTGGAGGAGGCGTCGGAGGAGGCCCGGGAGGAGGATCTGCTGGCCCAGATCCGCCGGCAGGTGCTGCTGGTCCGCCCGACGGCGGTGATCGAGCCGGCGAAGCTGGAGCGGCTCAGCCCGCGCATCCTCCTCAGCTGGATCGCCGGTGCGATCGCGGTGTATCTGCTGCTGTCGCAGCTCACCAACTTCGACCTGGGCGATGTGATCAACAAGGCCCAGTGGGTGTGGGTGCTGGTCGCGATGTTCTTCTCGGCGCTGACGTACATCGCGGCGACGATGAGCCTGCTGGGGTTCGTCACCGAGAAGGTGTCGTTCGTACGGACGGTGATCGCGCAGATCGCGGGCAACTTCGTGAAGCTGGTGGCGCCCGCGGCGATCGGCGGTGTGGCGCTCAACGCCCGGTTCCTGCAGCGCGCGGGGGTCCGGCCGGGCCTGGCGGTGGCGAGCGTCGGCGCGTCCCAGCTGTTCGGCCTGGGCAGCCACATCCTGCTGCTGCTGGTCTTCGGCTATCTGACCGGCACGCAGCACACACCGACGATCTCGCCGTCCCGTACGGTCATCGCCGGTCTGCTGACGGCGGCGGTGCTGGTGCTGATCGTCACCGCGGTCCCATCGCTGCGGAAGTTCGTCGTGACGCGGGTGCGGTCGCTGTTCGCGGGGGTGGTCCCCCGGATGCTGGACATCCTCCAGCGGCCGCGGAAACTGATCATGGGCATCGGCGGCATGCTGCTGCTGACGGCGGCGAACGTGATGTGTCTGGACGCGTCGATCCGGGCGTTCGGCGGCGGCGGCCAGGTCAGCTACGCGAGCATCGCGGTGGCCTTCCTCGCGGGCAACGCGCTGGGGTCCGCGGCGCCGACGCCGGGCGGTCTGGGTGCGGTCGAGGCTGCGCTGGTGGGCGCGCTGACGTTCTCCGGGCTCGCCTCTGGCACGGCGCTCCCGGCGGTGCTGCTGTTCCGGCTGATGGTGTTCTGGCTGCCGGTGCTGCCGGGGTGGCTGGCCTTCACATATCTGACCCGCAAGGGCGAGATCTGA